A stretch of the Ictidomys tridecemlineatus isolate mIctTri1 chromosome 5, mIctTri1.hap1, whole genome shotgun sequence genome encodes the following:
- the Ripk3 gene encoding receptor-interacting serine/threonine-protein kinase 3 — MSCVKLWPNGASAPVLPLEELINPKYVGEGGFGSVFRAQHRTWGYDVAVKIVNSEAISREVKAMASLRNQYVLLLLGVTENLEWGYVSGPALVTRFMENGSLAGLLQPECPRPWPLLCRLMQEVVLGMCYLHSLNPVLLHRDLKPSNVLLDPELHVKLADFGLSTFQGGSQLGAGSKEPGGTVSYLAPELLANVNRKASLASDVYSFGILMWAMLAGREAEFVGKISLVQEVVCEKQIRPPLNEIPLPSPETPGLEDLKELMQHCWRSEPKDRPSFQECRPKTDKAFFLVQGKIDAAVSKVKKFLSEQGSNNRTLPAPETSQRGTEMDGPGGATGSQFSWTDSTISEQLNKMNLEESPSSVPEKSTSPPEGSRTQEEQIQHARTARRSSDSTTQIPQTPETLPFRNQMRNPIFTRIPGPEPQGNQGSKRYDANWSSRDPKSNPTTGSIILDNCSAVQIGSNNSLIIQERTTLPKQGPTPFSMGRGKNPPKK; from the exons ATGTCTTGCGTCAAGCTTTG GCCCAACGGTGCCTCCGCCCCCGTGCTGCCTCTCGAGGAATTGATAAACCCAAAGTATGTCGGCGAAGGCGGCTTCGGCTCAGTGTTCCGGGCACAGCACAGGACGTGGGGCTATGATGTGGCAGTCAAGATCGTGAACTC GGAGGCGATATCGAGGGAGGTGAAAGCCATGGCAAGTCTTCGTAATCAATACGTGTTGCTCCTGCTGGGGGTCACCGAGAACCTGGAGTGGGGCTACGTGTCCGGACCAGCTCTGGTGACCCGATTCATGGAGAATGGCTCCCTGGCTGGGCTATTGCAGCCAGAGTGCCCTCGGCCCTGGCCACTCCTTTGCCGCCTGATGCAGgaagtggtgctgggaatgtgTTATCTGCACAGCCTGAACCCAGTGCTCCTGCACCGGGACCTCAAGCCCTCCAACGTCCTGCTGGACCCAGAGCTGCATGTCAAG CTGGCAGATTTTGGGCTGTCCACATTTCAGGGAGGGTCACAGTTAGGGGCAGGGTCCAAGGAACCTGGAGGTACGGTGTCATACTTGGCCCCAGAACTGCTTGCTAATGTAAACCGGAAGGCCTCCCTGGCCAGTGATGTCTACAG CTTTGGAATCCTCATGTGGGCAATGCTAGCTGGAAGAGAAGCTGAAT TTGTGGGAAAGATATCACTGGTGCAAGAAGTAGTATGTGAGAAGCAGATCCGGCCCCCATTGAATGAGATACCTCTGCCCAGCCCTGAGACTCCTGGCTTGGAAGATCTGAAGGAATTAATGCAGCACTGCTGGAGATCTGAGCCCAAGGACAGGCCATCCTTCCAGG AATGTCGACCAAAAACTGATAAGGCCTTCTTCCTGGTCCAGGGAAAGATAGATGCTGCTGTCTCCAAG GTGAAGAAGTTTCTGTCTGAGCAAGGAAGCAACAACAGGACGTTGCCTGCCCCAGAAACAAGTCAAAGAGGGACAGAAATGGATGGCCCTGGGGGAGCCACAGGAAGCCAGTTCTCTTGGACTGATTCCACAATTTCTGAGCAGCTGAACAAGATGAATCTGGAGGAGTCCCCCAGCTCAGTCCCTGAAAAATCCACAAGCCCTCCTGAGGGGAGTAGGACACAGGAAGAGCAGATTCAGCATGCCAGGACAGCAAGAAGATCTTCAGATTCAACGACTCAAATTCCCCAAACACCGGAGACCTTACCTTTCAGAAACCAGATGCGCAACCCTATCTTCACTAGGATTCCAGGTCCTGAACCACAAGGGAATCAG GGATCTAAGAGATATGATGCCAACTGGTCTTCCAGAGACCCAAAGTCAAATCCAACAACAG GGTCTATTATCTTAGACAATTGCTCTGCGGTGCAGATTGGAAGCAACAATTCCTTGATCATACAAGAGAGAACTACATTGCCTAAGCAGGGCCCAACACCCTTCAGCATGGGTAGGGGCaagaacccccccaaaaaatag
- the Adcy4 gene encoding adenylate cyclase type 4 isoform X5, translating to MARLFSPRPPPSEEDLFYETYYSLSQQYPLLLLLLLIVLCTLVALLLVAWASGRELTSDLSFLTTVLCALGGFSLLLGLASREQRLQRWTRPLSGLVWAALLALGHGFLFTGGIVSAWDQVSFFLFIIFTVYAMLPLGMRDAAAAGLTSSLLHLLVVGLYLGRQQDSQPSLLPQLAANAVFFLCGNVVGAYHKALMERALRATFREALSSLYSRQRLDTEKKHQEHLLLSILPAYLAREMKAEIMARLQAVQGSRPESTNNFHSLYVKRHQGVSVLYADIVGFTRLASECSPKELVLMLNELFGKFDQIAKEHECMRIKILGDCYYCVSGLPHSLPDHAINCVRMGLDMCRAIRKLRAATGVDINMRVGVHSGSVLCGVIGLQKWQYDVWSHDVTLANHMEAGGVPGRVHITGATLALLAGAYAVEDAAVESRDPYLRELGEPTYLVIDPRAEEEDEKGTAGGLLSSLEGHKMRPSLLMTRYLESWGAAKPFAHLSHVDSPVSTSTPLPEKGLASFSPQWSLDRSRTLRGLDDELDTGDAKFFQVIEQLNSQKQWKQSKDFNLLTLYFRDKEMEKQYRLSALPAFKYYVACTFLVFLSNFIIQMLVTNRPPALAITYSITFLLFLLLLFICFSEYLTRCVQKGPKMLHWLPALSNLVATWPGLRVALGTATILLVFTMAITSLFFLPASSDCPFQGLNVSSMAFNLSWELPGSLPLISVPYSMHCCVLGFLSCSLFLHMSFELKLLLLLLWLAASCSLFLHSHAWLSDCLIARLYLGHMDSRPGVLKEPKLMGAISFFIFFFTLLVLARQNEYYCRLDFLWKKKLRKEQEETETMENLTRLLLENVLPAHVAPQFIGQNRRNEDLYHQSYECVCVLFASVPDFKEFYSESNINHEGLECLRLLNEIIADFDELLSKPKFSGVEKIKTIGSTYMAATGLNATSGQEAQQD from the exons ATGGCGCGCCTCTTCAGCCCCCGGCCACCTCCCAGCGAAGAAGACCTCTTCTATGAGACCTACTACAGCCTGAGCCAGCAGTACCCGCTGCTACTACTGCTGCTGCTGATCGTCCTCTGCACGCTAGTGGCGCTGCTCCTCGTCGCCTGGGCCAGCGGCAGG GAGCTGACCTCAGACCTGAGCTTCCTGACCACAGTGCTATGCGCTTTGGGTGGCTTCTCCCTGCTGCTGGGCCTAGCTTCCCGGGAGCAGCGACTCCAGCGCTGGACTCGACCCCTGTCAGGCCTTGTGTGGGCTGCGCTGCTGGCTCTAGGACACGGCTTCCTATTCACTGGAGGCATAGTGAGCGCCTGGGACCAG GTGtcctttttcctcttcattatcttcacGGTGTATGCCATGCTGCCCTTGGGCATGAGGGATGCTGCTGCTGCAGgtctcacctcttctctcttgcACCTGCTGGTCGTGGGGCTGTACCTTGGGCGGCAGCAGGACTCCCAGCCTTCACTGCTGCCACAG CTGGCAGCAAACGCAGTGTTCTTCCTGTGTGGCAATGTGGTGGGAGCATACCACAAGGCACTGATGGAGAGAGCATTGCGTGCCACATTCCGGGAGGCACTCAGTTCCCTGTATTCTCGCCAGAGGTTGGACACGGAGAAAAAGCATCAG GAACACCTTCTCTTATCCATCCTACCTGCCTACTTGGCCCgagagatgaaggcagagatcatGGCACGGCTGCAGGCTGTACAGGGGTCACGACCAGAAAGCACGAACAATTTCCACAGCCTCTATGTCAAGAGGCACCAGGGAGTCAG TGTACTGTATGCTGACATTGTGGGCTTCACGCGGCTGGCCAGCGAGTGCTCCCCTAAGGAACTGGTGCTCATGCTCAACGAACTCTTTGGCAAATTCGACCAGATTGCCAAG GAACATGAATGCATGCGGATCAAGATCCTAGGGGACTGTTACTACTGTGTCTCTGGGCTGCCCCACTCGCTGCCAGACCATGCCATCAACTGCGTGCGCATGGGACTGGACATGTGTCGGGCCATCAG GAAGCTGCGGGCAGCCACTGGTGTGGACATCAACATGCGTGTAGGTGTGCACTCAGGCAGTGTGCTCTGCGGAGTCATCGGGCTGCAGAAGTGGCAGTACGATGTCTGGTCCCATGACGTCACGCTGGCCAACCACATGGAAGCTGGTGGTGTACCAGG ACGAGTGCACATCACAGGGGCTACCCTGGCCCTGCTGGCAGGGGCTTATGCTGTGGAGGATGCAGCTGTGGAATCCCGGGACCCATACCTTAGGGAGCTAGGAGAGCCTACATACCTGGTCATTGATCCTCGG gcggaggaggaggatgagaaggGAACTGCAGGAGGCTTACTGTCCTCTCTGGAGGGCCACAAGATGCGCCCATCACTACTGATGACCCGCTACCTGGAGTCCTGGGGTGCGGCCAAGCCTTTCGCCCACCTGAGCCACGTAGACAGTCCTGTGTCCACCTCTACCCCTCTCCCG GAGAAGGGCCTGGCTTCTTTCAGCCCCCAGTGGAGCCTGGACCG GAGCCGGACCCTCCGGGGACTAGATGATGAGCTGGACACTGGAGATGCCAAATTCTTCCAGGTCATCGAACAGCTCAACTCACAGAA ACAGTGGAAACAGTCAAAGGACTTCAACCTGCTGACACTGTACTTCCGAGATAAGGAGATGGAGAAACAG TACCGGCTATCTGCCCTTCCTGCTTTCAAATACTATGTAGCCTGCACCTTCCTGGTTTTCCTGTCCAACTTCATCATCCAAATGCTGGTGACAAACAG GCCCCCAGCTCTGGCCATCACTTACAGCAtcaccttcctcctcttccttctcctcctcttcatctgcTTCTCAGAGTACTTGACG AGGTGTGTCCAGAAAGGTCCCAAGATGCTGCATTGGCTACCTGCACTGTCTAACCTGGTAGCCACATGGCCTGGACTGCGAGTAGCCCTGGGCACTGCCACCATCCTGCTGGTCTTTACCATGGCCATCACTAGCCTG TTCTTCTTACCAGCATCATCAGACTGCCCTTTTCAGGGCCTCAATGTATCCTCCATGGCTTTCAACCTCTCCTGGGAACTGCCCGGTTCCCTGCCTCTCATCAGCGTCCCA TACTCCATGCACTGCTGTGTGCTGGGtttcctctcctgctccctcttTCTGCACATGAGCTTTGAACTgaagctgctgctgctcctgctgtgGCTGGcagcctcctgctccctcttCCTGCACTCCCACGCCTGGCTGTCTGACTGCCTCATCGCTCGTCTTTATCTAGGCCACATGGACTCCAG GCCTGGAGTGCTGAAGGAACCCAAACTGATGGGAgctatttccttcttcatcttcttcttcacCCTCCTTGTCCTGGCTCGGCAG AATGAATATTACTGCCGCCTGGACTTCCTGTGGAAGAAAAAGCTGaggaaggagcaggaagagacagagacaaTGGAGAACCTGACCCGGCTGCTCTTGGAGAATGTGCTCCCTGCACACGTGGCCCCCCAGTTCATTGGTCAGAACCGGCGCAATGAG GACCTCTACCACCAGTCctatgagtgtgtttgtgtgctcTTCGCCTCAGTCCCGGACTTCAAGGAGTTTTACTCGGAATCCA
- the Adcy4 gene encoding adenylate cyclase type 4 isoform X6, giving the protein MARLFSPRPPPSEEDLFYETYYSLSQQYPLLLLLLLIVLCTLVALLLVAWASGRELTSDLSFLTTVLCALGGFSLLLGLASREQRLQRWTRPLSGLVWAALLALGHGFLFTGGIVSAWDQVSFFLFIIFTVYAMLPLGMRDAAAAGLTSSLLHLLVVGLYLGRQQDSQPSLLPQLAANAVFFLCGNVVGAYHKALMERALRATFREALSSLYSRQRLDTEKKHQEHLLLSILPAYLAREMKAEIMARLQAVQGSRPESTNNFHSLYVKRHQGVSVLYADIVGFTRLASECSPKELVLMLNELFGKFDQIAKEHECMRIKILGDCYYCVSGLPHSLPDHAINCVRMGLDMCRAIRKLRAATGVDINMRVGVHSGSVLCGVIGLQKWQYDVWSHDVTLANHMEAGGVPGRVHITGATLALLAGAYAVEDAAVESRDPYLRELGEPTYLVIDPRAEEEDEKGTAGGLLSSLEGHKMRPSLLMTRYLESWGAAKPFAHLSHVDSPVSTSTPLPEKGLASFSPQWSLDRSRTLRGLDDELDTGDAKFFQVIEQLNSQKQWKQSKDFNLLTLYFRDKEMEKQYRLSALPAFKYYVACTFLVFLSNFIIQMLVTNRPPALAITYSITFLLFLLLLFICFSEYLTRCVQKGPKMLHWLPALSNLVATWPGLRVALGTATILLVFTMAITSLFFLPASSDCPFQGLNVSSMAFNLSWELPGSLPLISVPYSMHCCVLGFLSCSLFLHMSFELKLLLLLLWLAASCSLFLHSHAWLSDCLIARLYLGHMDSRPGVLKEPKLMGAISFFIFFFTLLVLARQNEYYCRLDFLWKKKLRKEQEETETMENLTRLLLENVLPAHVAPQFIGQNRRNEDLYHQSYECVCVLFASVPDFKEFYSESNINHEGLECLRLLNEIIADFDED; this is encoded by the exons ATGGCGCGCCTCTTCAGCCCCCGGCCACCTCCCAGCGAAGAAGACCTCTTCTATGAGACCTACTACAGCCTGAGCCAGCAGTACCCGCTGCTACTACTGCTGCTGCTGATCGTCCTCTGCACGCTAGTGGCGCTGCTCCTCGTCGCCTGGGCCAGCGGCAGG GAGCTGACCTCAGACCTGAGCTTCCTGACCACAGTGCTATGCGCTTTGGGTGGCTTCTCCCTGCTGCTGGGCCTAGCTTCCCGGGAGCAGCGACTCCAGCGCTGGACTCGACCCCTGTCAGGCCTTGTGTGGGCTGCGCTGCTGGCTCTAGGACACGGCTTCCTATTCACTGGAGGCATAGTGAGCGCCTGGGACCAG GTGtcctttttcctcttcattatcttcacGGTGTATGCCATGCTGCCCTTGGGCATGAGGGATGCTGCTGCTGCAGgtctcacctcttctctcttgcACCTGCTGGTCGTGGGGCTGTACCTTGGGCGGCAGCAGGACTCCCAGCCTTCACTGCTGCCACAG CTGGCAGCAAACGCAGTGTTCTTCCTGTGTGGCAATGTGGTGGGAGCATACCACAAGGCACTGATGGAGAGAGCATTGCGTGCCACATTCCGGGAGGCACTCAGTTCCCTGTATTCTCGCCAGAGGTTGGACACGGAGAAAAAGCATCAG GAACACCTTCTCTTATCCATCCTACCTGCCTACTTGGCCCgagagatgaaggcagagatcatGGCACGGCTGCAGGCTGTACAGGGGTCACGACCAGAAAGCACGAACAATTTCCACAGCCTCTATGTCAAGAGGCACCAGGGAGTCAG TGTACTGTATGCTGACATTGTGGGCTTCACGCGGCTGGCCAGCGAGTGCTCCCCTAAGGAACTGGTGCTCATGCTCAACGAACTCTTTGGCAAATTCGACCAGATTGCCAAG GAACATGAATGCATGCGGATCAAGATCCTAGGGGACTGTTACTACTGTGTCTCTGGGCTGCCCCACTCGCTGCCAGACCATGCCATCAACTGCGTGCGCATGGGACTGGACATGTGTCGGGCCATCAG GAAGCTGCGGGCAGCCACTGGTGTGGACATCAACATGCGTGTAGGTGTGCACTCAGGCAGTGTGCTCTGCGGAGTCATCGGGCTGCAGAAGTGGCAGTACGATGTCTGGTCCCATGACGTCACGCTGGCCAACCACATGGAAGCTGGTGGTGTACCAGG ACGAGTGCACATCACAGGGGCTACCCTGGCCCTGCTGGCAGGGGCTTATGCTGTGGAGGATGCAGCTGTGGAATCCCGGGACCCATACCTTAGGGAGCTAGGAGAGCCTACATACCTGGTCATTGATCCTCGG gcggaggaggaggatgagaaggGAACTGCAGGAGGCTTACTGTCCTCTCTGGAGGGCCACAAGATGCGCCCATCACTACTGATGACCCGCTACCTGGAGTCCTGGGGTGCGGCCAAGCCTTTCGCCCACCTGAGCCACGTAGACAGTCCTGTGTCCACCTCTACCCCTCTCCCG GAGAAGGGCCTGGCTTCTTTCAGCCCCCAGTGGAGCCTGGACCG GAGCCGGACCCTCCGGGGACTAGATGATGAGCTGGACACTGGAGATGCCAAATTCTTCCAGGTCATCGAACAGCTCAACTCACAGAA ACAGTGGAAACAGTCAAAGGACTTCAACCTGCTGACACTGTACTTCCGAGATAAGGAGATGGAGAAACAG TACCGGCTATCTGCCCTTCCTGCTTTCAAATACTATGTAGCCTGCACCTTCCTGGTTTTCCTGTCCAACTTCATCATCCAAATGCTGGTGACAAACAG GCCCCCAGCTCTGGCCATCACTTACAGCAtcaccttcctcctcttccttctcctcctcttcatctgcTTCTCAGAGTACTTGACG AGGTGTGTCCAGAAAGGTCCCAAGATGCTGCATTGGCTACCTGCACTGTCTAACCTGGTAGCCACATGGCCTGGACTGCGAGTAGCCCTGGGCACTGCCACCATCCTGCTGGTCTTTACCATGGCCATCACTAGCCTG TTCTTCTTACCAGCATCATCAGACTGCCCTTTTCAGGGCCTCAATGTATCCTCCATGGCTTTCAACCTCTCCTGGGAACTGCCCGGTTCCCTGCCTCTCATCAGCGTCCCA TACTCCATGCACTGCTGTGTGCTGGGtttcctctcctgctccctcttTCTGCACATGAGCTTTGAACTgaagctgctgctgctcctgctgtgGCTGGcagcctcctgctccctcttCCTGCACTCCCACGCCTGGCTGTCTGACTGCCTCATCGCTCGTCTTTATCTAGGCCACATGGACTCCAG GCCTGGAGTGCTGAAGGAACCCAAACTGATGGGAgctatttccttcttcatcttcttcttcacCCTCCTTGTCCTGGCTCGGCAG AATGAATATTACTGCCGCCTGGACTTCCTGTGGAAGAAAAAGCTGaggaaggagcaggaagagacagagacaaTGGAGAACCTGACCCGGCTGCTCTTGGAGAATGTGCTCCCTGCACACGTGGCCCCCCAGTTCATTGGTCAGAACCGGCGCAATGAG GACCTCTACCACCAGTCctatgagtgtgtttgtgtgctcTTCGCCTCAGTCCCGGACTTCAAGGAGTTTTACTCGGAATCCA
- the Adcy4 gene encoding adenylate cyclase type 4 isoform X7, which yields MARLFSPRPPPSEEDLFYETYYSLSQQYPLLLLLLLIVLCTLVALLLVAWASGRELTSDLSFLTTVLCALGGFSLLLGLASREQRLQRWTRPLSGLVWAALLALGHGFLFTGGIVSAWDQVSFFLFIIFTVYAMLPLGMRDAAAAGLTSSLLHLLVVGLYLGRQQDSQPSLLPQLAANAVFFLCGNVVGAYHKALMERALRATFREALSSLYSRQRLDTEKKHQEHLLLSILPAYLAREMKAEIMARLQAVQGSRPESTNNFHSLYVKRHQGVSVLYADIVGFTRLASECSPKELVLMLNELFGKFDQIAKEHECMRIKILGDCYYCVSGLPHSLPDHAINCVRMGLDMCRAIRKLRAATGVDINMRVGVHSGSVLCGVIGLQKWQYDVWSHDVTLANHMEAGGVPGRVHITGATLALLAGAYAVEDAAVESRDPYLRELGEPTYLVIDPRAEEEDEKGTAGGLLSSLEGHKMRPSLLMTRYLESWGAAKPFAHLSHVDSPVSTSTPLPEKGLASFSPQWSLDRSRTLRGLDDELDTGDAKFFQVIEQLNSQKQWKQSKDFNLLTLYFRDKEMEKQYRLSALPAFKYYVACTFLVFLSNFIIQMLVTNRPPALAITYSITFLLFLLLLFICFSEYLTRCVQKGPKMLHWLPALSNLVATWPGLRVALGTATILLVFTMAITSLFFLPASSDCPFQGLNVSSMAFNLSWELPGSLPLISVPYSMHCCVLGFLSCSLFLHMSFELKLLLLLLWLAASCSLFLHSHAWLSDCLIARLYLGHMDSRPGVLKEPKLMGAISFFIFFFTLLVLARQNEYYCRLDFLWKKKLRKEQEETETMENLTRLLLENVLPAHVAPQFIGQNRRNEPPVHSRTSTTSPMSVFVCSSPQSRTSRSFTRNPTSTTRG from the exons ATGGCGCGCCTCTTCAGCCCCCGGCCACCTCCCAGCGAAGAAGACCTCTTCTATGAGACCTACTACAGCCTGAGCCAGCAGTACCCGCTGCTACTACTGCTGCTGCTGATCGTCCTCTGCACGCTAGTGGCGCTGCTCCTCGTCGCCTGGGCCAGCGGCAGG GAGCTGACCTCAGACCTGAGCTTCCTGACCACAGTGCTATGCGCTTTGGGTGGCTTCTCCCTGCTGCTGGGCCTAGCTTCCCGGGAGCAGCGACTCCAGCGCTGGACTCGACCCCTGTCAGGCCTTGTGTGGGCTGCGCTGCTGGCTCTAGGACACGGCTTCCTATTCACTGGAGGCATAGTGAGCGCCTGGGACCAG GTGtcctttttcctcttcattatcttcacGGTGTATGCCATGCTGCCCTTGGGCATGAGGGATGCTGCTGCTGCAGgtctcacctcttctctcttgcACCTGCTGGTCGTGGGGCTGTACCTTGGGCGGCAGCAGGACTCCCAGCCTTCACTGCTGCCACAG CTGGCAGCAAACGCAGTGTTCTTCCTGTGTGGCAATGTGGTGGGAGCATACCACAAGGCACTGATGGAGAGAGCATTGCGTGCCACATTCCGGGAGGCACTCAGTTCCCTGTATTCTCGCCAGAGGTTGGACACGGAGAAAAAGCATCAG GAACACCTTCTCTTATCCATCCTACCTGCCTACTTGGCCCgagagatgaaggcagagatcatGGCACGGCTGCAGGCTGTACAGGGGTCACGACCAGAAAGCACGAACAATTTCCACAGCCTCTATGTCAAGAGGCACCAGGGAGTCAG TGTACTGTATGCTGACATTGTGGGCTTCACGCGGCTGGCCAGCGAGTGCTCCCCTAAGGAACTGGTGCTCATGCTCAACGAACTCTTTGGCAAATTCGACCAGATTGCCAAG GAACATGAATGCATGCGGATCAAGATCCTAGGGGACTGTTACTACTGTGTCTCTGGGCTGCCCCACTCGCTGCCAGACCATGCCATCAACTGCGTGCGCATGGGACTGGACATGTGTCGGGCCATCAG GAAGCTGCGGGCAGCCACTGGTGTGGACATCAACATGCGTGTAGGTGTGCACTCAGGCAGTGTGCTCTGCGGAGTCATCGGGCTGCAGAAGTGGCAGTACGATGTCTGGTCCCATGACGTCACGCTGGCCAACCACATGGAAGCTGGTGGTGTACCAGG ACGAGTGCACATCACAGGGGCTACCCTGGCCCTGCTGGCAGGGGCTTATGCTGTGGAGGATGCAGCTGTGGAATCCCGGGACCCATACCTTAGGGAGCTAGGAGAGCCTACATACCTGGTCATTGATCCTCGG gcggaggaggaggatgagaaggGAACTGCAGGAGGCTTACTGTCCTCTCTGGAGGGCCACAAGATGCGCCCATCACTACTGATGACCCGCTACCTGGAGTCCTGGGGTGCGGCCAAGCCTTTCGCCCACCTGAGCCACGTAGACAGTCCTGTGTCCACCTCTACCCCTCTCCCG GAGAAGGGCCTGGCTTCTTTCAGCCCCCAGTGGAGCCTGGACCG GAGCCGGACCCTCCGGGGACTAGATGATGAGCTGGACACTGGAGATGCCAAATTCTTCCAGGTCATCGAACAGCTCAACTCACAGAA ACAGTGGAAACAGTCAAAGGACTTCAACCTGCTGACACTGTACTTCCGAGATAAGGAGATGGAGAAACAG TACCGGCTATCTGCCCTTCCTGCTTTCAAATACTATGTAGCCTGCACCTTCCTGGTTTTCCTGTCCAACTTCATCATCCAAATGCTGGTGACAAACAG GCCCCCAGCTCTGGCCATCACTTACAGCAtcaccttcctcctcttccttctcctcctcttcatctgcTTCTCAGAGTACTTGACG AGGTGTGTCCAGAAAGGTCCCAAGATGCTGCATTGGCTACCTGCACTGTCTAACCTGGTAGCCACATGGCCTGGACTGCGAGTAGCCCTGGGCACTGCCACCATCCTGCTGGTCTTTACCATGGCCATCACTAGCCTG TTCTTCTTACCAGCATCATCAGACTGCCCTTTTCAGGGCCTCAATGTATCCTCCATGGCTTTCAACCTCTCCTGGGAACTGCCCGGTTCCCTGCCTCTCATCAGCGTCCCA TACTCCATGCACTGCTGTGTGCTGGGtttcctctcctgctccctcttTCTGCACATGAGCTTTGAACTgaagctgctgctgctcctgctgtgGCTGGcagcctcctgctccctcttCCTGCACTCCCACGCCTGGCTGTCTGACTGCCTCATCGCTCGTCTTTATCTAGGCCACATGGACTCCAG GCCTGGAGTGCTGAAGGAACCCAAACTGATGGGAgctatttccttcttcatcttcttcttcacCCTCCTTGTCCTGGCTCGGCAG AATGAATATTACTGCCGCCTGGACTTCCTGTGGAAGAAAAAGCTGaggaaggagcaggaagagacagagacaaTGGAGAACCTGACCCGGCTGCTCTTGGAGAATGTGCTCCCTGCACACGTGGCCCCCCAGTTCATTGGTCAGAACCGGCGCAATGAG cctcctgtccaCTCCAGGACCTCTACCACCAGTCctatgagtgtgtttgtgtgctcTTCGCCTCAGTCCCGGACTTCAAGGAGTTTTACTCGGAATCCA